From the genome of Chloroflexota bacterium, one region includes:
- a CDS encoding MFS transporter — protein MIALRPEVPAMTRENAADPPVARPAPLPRLWRATRERFLPSFAHPNFGRLWRANAGAMTAHFVQFLAQGWLVVELTNSPFTLGLLSFFMSLPMLVLSPVGGLLADRLNRPRLLMMAQSVNGLTALTIGALVATGVIAVWHLAISATLTGAMFALSVPARYALISEAVPRTLVRNAVALNATTMNLARVIGPALAGLIVGAAGIAAAYFTMVGGYVWSILNVRRIDADEHRPRAQGSPVAILRAGFVYVLSHGPIRSLMVLTLAPALFSYPLTMLLPAFVKQDLQAGVQDLGLVTSALGAGAVLGALALVAAPEVRRPGRLAIAAIVINGALYVVLSFTRFLPFVALVLACVGMFQGIHMALSQTIVQLLVPAHMRGRVMAVWMINWGLMPLGLLPLSAAAERLGTPVAMAIGGSLSLCVGAFVALWGRQLWGLTAAGMHAAEEPSGSTTLDQSESQAPRAEVAARD, from the coding sequence GTGATCGCGCTGCGCCCGGAGGTGCCCGCGATGACCCGCGAGAACGCCGCCGACCCGCCGGTCGCGCGGCCGGCGCCGCTGCCACGCCTCTGGCGAGCCACCCGCGAGCGCTTCCTGCCGTCATTTGCGCACCCGAACTTTGGCCGTCTCTGGCGCGCCAACGCCGGCGCGATGACGGCTCACTTCGTGCAGTTTCTGGCGCAGGGGTGGTTGGTCGTCGAGCTGACGAACTCACCCTTCACGCTCGGTCTGCTGTCCTTCTTCATGTCGTTGCCCATGCTGGTGCTGTCGCCGGTGGGCGGACTGTTGGCCGATCGGCTGAACCGACCGCGGCTGCTGATGATGGCGCAGAGCGTGAATGGCCTGACGGCCCTGACCATTGGGGCCCTGGTGGCCACGGGCGTGATTGCGGTGTGGCATCTGGCGATCAGCGCCACGCTGACCGGCGCCATGTTCGCCCTCAGCGTGCCAGCCCGCTACGCGCTGATCTCGGAGGCGGTTCCCCGCACGCTGGTGCGCAACGCCGTGGCCCTGAACGCGACGACGATGAACCTGGCCCGCGTGATCGGTCCCGCGCTGGCCGGCCTCATCGTCGGCGCGGCCGGCATCGCGGCGGCCTACTTCACGATGGTCGGCGGCTACGTCTGGAGCATCCTCAACGTGCGGCGCATCGACGCCGACGAGCACCGGCCGCGAGCCCAGGGATCGCCGGTGGCGATCCTGCGCGCCGGATTTGTCTATGTCCTGAGTCACGGACCCATACGCTCGCTGATGGTGCTGACCCTGGCTCCGGCGCTCTTCAGCTACCCGCTCACCATGCTGCTGCCGGCCTTCGTGAAGCAGGACCTGCAGGCCGGCGTGCAAGACCTGGGCCTGGTGACCAGCGCGCTGGGCGCGGGCGCGGTGCTCGGCGCGCTGGCCCTGGTCGCGGCGCCGGAGGTCCGCCGGCCTGGCCGGCTGGCCATCGCCGCCATCGTCATCAACGGCGCGCTGTACGTGGTCCTGTCGTTCACGCGGTTCCTGCCGTTCGTGGCGCTCGTCCTGGCGTGCGTCGGCATGTTTCAGGGAATTCACATGGCGCTGAGCCAAACGATCGTGCAGCTATTGGTGCCGGCGCATATGCGCGGGCGGGTGATGGCGGTGTGGATGATCAACTGGGGGCTGATGCCGCTGGGCCTCCTGCCGCTGTCGGCGGCCGCCGAACGCCTGGGAACGCCCGTGGCCATGGCGATCGGTGGCAGCCTGAGCCTGTGCGTGGGGGCGTTCGTGGCGCTCTGGGGCCGCCAGCTGTGGGGGCTCACGGCGGCGGGGATGCATGCGGCCGAGGAGCCGTCCGGCAGCACCACCCTCGACCAGTCCGAGTCTCAGGCGCCGAGGGCCGAGGTCGCGGCGCGGGACTGA